One region of Aeromicrobium sp. Sec7.5 genomic DNA includes:
- the dnaN gene encoding DNA polymerase III subunit beta, producing the protein MKFRIERDTLADAVAWTARSLPVRPSVPVLAGLLIEAGTDGLTLSGFDYETSTRATLPAEVSADGRALVSGRLLSEIVKSLPGKPVDVALDGTKVRVECGSARFSLQTMPVEEYPRLPQMPTATGTVKADTFVTAVQQAGAAAGRDEMLPLLTGVRLELEGSTISLMATDRFRASLRDLEWFPEASDLSARALVPARVLGETARSFAGGSDITIAVSSGESGDGLIGFEGTVGNGSRRTTTRLLEGDFPRVRQLFSATPETVAYVATQDLVDAVKRVALVAERNTPVRLSFSEGTLLLEAGTGDEAQASESIEATVNGGDISIGFNPSYLLEGLGVMSDPVVHLAFTQHTKPAAISGVGEIGAEPDGAFRYLIMPVRLQT; encoded by the coding sequence GTGAAGTTCCGGATCGAACGCGACACCCTCGCCGATGCCGTGGCGTGGACTGCCCGCAGTCTTCCGGTGCGTCCGAGCGTCCCCGTCCTGGCCGGGCTCCTGATCGAGGCCGGCACCGACGGACTCACGCTGTCGGGGTTCGACTACGAGACGTCCACGCGCGCCACGCTCCCGGCCGAGGTCAGTGCCGACGGCCGGGCCCTGGTCAGCGGGCGTCTGCTCAGCGAGATCGTCAAGTCGCTGCCGGGCAAGCCGGTCGACGTCGCCCTCGACGGCACCAAGGTCCGGGTCGAGTGCGGCAGCGCCCGCTTCAGCCTGCAGACCATGCCGGTCGAGGAGTACCCGCGCCTGCCGCAGATGCCCACCGCCACCGGCACGGTCAAGGCCGACACGTTCGTCACCGCGGTGCAGCAGGCGGGCGCCGCCGCGGGCCGAGACGAGATGCTCCCGCTGCTCACCGGGGTGCGCCTCGAGCTCGAGGGATCCACGATCTCGCTCATGGCCACCGACCGGTTCCGCGCCAGCCTGCGCGACCTCGAGTGGTTCCCCGAGGCCAGCGACCTCTCCGCCCGTGCCCTGGTCCCGGCCCGTGTCCTGGGCGAGACGGCGCGCTCGTTCGCCGGGGGCAGCGACATCACGATCGCGGTCTCGTCCGGCGAGAGCGGTGACGGCCTGATCGGTTTCGAGGGCACGGTCGGCAACGGCAGCCGTCGCACCACGACCCGGCTGCTCGAGGGCGACTTCCCCCGCGTGCGCCAGCTCTTCTCGGCCACGCCCGAGACCGTCGCCTACGTCGCCACGCAGGACCTCGTCGACGCTGTCAAGCGCGTGGCGCTCGTGGCCGAGCGCAACACGCCCGTGCGCCTGTCGTTCTCGGAGGGCACGCTGCTGCTCGAGGCCGGCACCGGCGACGAGGCCCAGGCCAGCGAGTCGATCGAGGCCACCGTCAACGGTGGCGACATCTCGATCGGCTTCAACCCCTCGTACCTGCTCGAGGGTCTGGGGGTCATGTCCGACCCCGTCGTGCACCTGGCCTTCACGCAACACACCAAGCCCGCCGCAATCAGCGGTGTCGGCGAGATCGGCGCGGAGCCCGACGGAGCGTTCCGCTACCTGATCATGCCGGTTCGTCTCCAGACCTGA
- the recF gene encoding DNA replication/repair protein RecF (All proteins in this family for which functions are known are DNA-binding proteins that assist the filamentation of RecA onto DNA for the initiation of recombination or recombinational repair.): protein MHVARLALHDFRSYTEVDVEMGAGPIAFVGANGQGKTNLVEAVDYLARLDSHRVSSDTPLVRAGTERAIVRAEVVRQDRSALIEVEINPGRSNRARVNRSELPRVRELLGTVRTVLFSPEDLALVKGDPSDRRRFLDDHLLMQSVRQAGVKADYERTLRQRNTLLKSARGRQVDLSTLEIWDERLATLGGEITARRLVVLDEIAPHLEKRHAGVAASAAETRRQVTASYVAKTGVLHADHPRDLEGCRDLLLRSIQERRRDELDRGVSLVGPHRDDVELRIGELPAKGYASHGESWSLALALRLASFDHLRAPDQGADDPILILDDVFAELDTGRRDHLASMAEHVEQVLVTAAVAGDVPPGLRGRRFRVADGAVLDD, encoded by the coding sequence GTGCACGTCGCTCGACTCGCCCTGCACGACTTCCGTTCCTACACGGAGGTCGACGTCGAGATGGGCGCCGGCCCCATCGCCTTCGTCGGGGCGAACGGTCAGGGCAAGACCAACCTTGTCGAGGCGGTCGACTACCTCGCCCGCCTCGACTCCCACCGGGTCTCGAGCGACACCCCGCTCGTGCGGGCCGGCACCGAGCGCGCGATCGTCCGCGCCGAGGTCGTGCGCCAGGACCGCTCGGCCCTGATCGAGGTCGAGATCAATCCGGGCCGCAGCAACCGAGCCCGGGTCAACCGCTCCGAGCTCCCGCGCGTCCGTGAGCTGCTCGGCACGGTGCGCACGGTCCTGTTCTCGCCCGAGGACCTCGCGCTCGTGAAAGGCGATCCGTCCGATCGTCGGCGCTTTCTCGACGACCACCTCCTGATGCAGTCGGTGCGGCAGGCCGGCGTCAAGGCCGACTACGAGCGCACCCTCCGGCAGCGGAACACCTTGCTGAAGTCAGCCAGAGGTCGACAAGTAGATTTGTCGACATTGGAGATCTGGGACGAGCGACTCGCGACGCTCGGCGGTGAGATCACGGCCCGGCGCCTGGTGGTGCTCGACGAGATCGCCCCGCACCTCGAGAAGCGGCACGCCGGCGTGGCCGCGTCAGCGGCCGAGACCCGGCGACAGGTCACCGCGTCCTACGTCGCCAAGACCGGGGTGCTGCACGCCGACCATCCTCGCGACCTCGAGGGATGCCGCGACCTCCTGCTGCGATCGATCCAGGAGCGGCGCCGCGACGAGCTCGACCGCGGGGTCAGCCTCGTCGGCCCGCACCGCGACGACGTCGAGCTGCGCATCGGCGAGCTCCCGGCCAAGGGATACGCGAGCCACGGCGAGTCGTGGTCGCTCGCCCTGGCGCTGCGGCTCGCGTCCTTCGACCACCTGCGCGCGCCCGACCAGGGAGCCGACGACCCGATCCTGATCCTCGACGACGTCTTCGCCGAGCTCGACACGGGGCGTCGTGATCATCTGGCATCCATGGCCGAGCACGTCGAGCAGGTGCTCGTCACGGCGGCGGTCGCCGGTGACGTGCCCCCGGGTCTGCGCGGGCGGCGCTTCCGCGTCGCCGACGGCGCGGTGCTCGATGACTGA
- a CDS encoding DUF721 domain-containing protein: protein MTDDAVPPESEPESEPDPAPGRKPDDPMRLARELADGYRSANPGSVPRRRRRGQRPVARRGDRDDAMPLAAALGDLVDQQGWTDQLAASRVFTDWSSIVGPDIAQHSLVEGFADQVVSVRADSSAWRKELQLLAPRIVARLNEELGHGSVLRIDVRGPEAPSWKHGKRTVRGGRGPRDTYG from the coding sequence ATGACTGACGACGCCGTGCCACCCGAGAGCGAGCCCGAGAGCGAGCCAGATCCGGCGCCGGGCCGGAAGCCGGACGACCCCATGCGCCTGGCTCGTGAGCTGGCCGACGGCTACCGGTCGGCGAACCCCGGCTCCGTCCCCCGGCGCCGACGTCGGGGCCAGCGTCCCGTCGCCCGGCGCGGCGACCGCGACGACGCGATGCCGCTGGCGGCCGCACTCGGTGACCTCGTCGACCAGCAGGGGTGGACCGACCAGCTGGCCGCCTCGAGGGTCTTCACCGACTGGTCCTCGATCGTCGGGCCCGACATCGCCCAGCACTCGCTCGTCGAGGGGTTCGCCGACCAGGTCGTCTCGGTGCGCGCCGACTCCAGCGCCTGGCGCAAGGAGCTCCAGCTACTCGCGCCGCGCATCGTGGCCCGGCTCAACGAGGAGCTCGGGCACGGATCGGTCCTGCGCATCGACGTCCGTGGCCCGGAGGCGCCGTCGTGGAAGCACGGCAAGCGCACGGTCCGCGGCGGCCGCGGCCCCCGCGACACCTACGGATGA
- the gnd gene encoding phosphogluconate dehydrogenase (NAD(+)-dependent, decarboxylating): MHLGLIGLGKMGGNMRERLREHDVTVTGYDRDASVSDVGSVAELVEALPSPKVVWVMVPAGEPTRATVTELGELLGEGDIVIDGGNSRWTDDIEHGELLAAKGIGYLDCGVSGGVWGRKNGYALMVGGDAADVATVQPVFDALRPDAAEGTDKTGGFVHAGKVGSGHFAKMVHNGVEYAMMQAYAEGFELLEKTELVDDVPAVLDSWREGTVVRSWLLDLLVQALEDDPGLSKIRGYADDSGEGRWTVEAAIEHAVPMHTIAASLFARFQSRQDESPAMQAVAAMRQQFGGHAVRAAAEPGTGEPPSAD, encoded by the coding sequence ATGCATCTCGGACTCATCGGCTTGGGCAAGATGGGTGGCAACATGCGCGAGCGCCTGCGCGAGCACGATGTCACCGTCACCGGTTACGACCGCGATGCCTCGGTCAGCGACGTCGGCTCGGTCGCCGAGCTGGTCGAGGCCCTGCCCAGCCCCAAGGTCGTGTGGGTCATGGTGCCCGCCGGCGAGCCCACCCGCGCCACGGTCACCGAGCTCGGCGAGCTGCTGGGCGAGGGCGACATCGTCATCGACGGCGGCAACTCGCGCTGGACCGACGACATCGAGCACGGCGAGCTGCTCGCGGCCAAGGGCATCGGCTACCTCGACTGCGGCGTCAGCGGCGGCGTCTGGGGTCGCAAGAACGGCTACGCCCTGATGGTCGGCGGCGACGCTGCCGACGTCGCCACGGTGCAGCCGGTCTTCGACGCGCTGCGTCCGGACGCGGCCGAGGGCACCGACAAGACCGGCGGCTTCGTGCACGCCGGCAAGGTCGGCTCGGGGCACTTCGCCAAGATGGTCCACAACGGTGTCGAGTACGCCATGATGCAGGCCTACGCCGAGGGCTTCGAGCTGCTCGAGAAGACCGAGCTCGTCGACGACGTCCCGGCCGTGCTCGACTCCTGGCGTGAGGGCACGGTCGTGCGTTCCTGGCTGCTCGACCTGCTCGTGCAGGCACTCGAGGACGATCCGGGTCTGTCCAAGATCCGCGGCTACGCCGACGACTCCGGCGAAGGACGCTGGACCGTCGAGGCGGCCATCGAGCACGCGGTGCCGATGCACACCATCGCGGCCTCGTTGTTCGCCCGGTTCCAGTCCCGCCAGGACGAGTCACCGGCGATGCAGGCCGTCGCAGCGATGCGTCAGCAGTTCGGCGGCCACGCCGTGCGTGCCGCGGCCGAGCCCGGCACGGGTGAGCCGCCGTCGGCCGACTGA
- a CDS encoding phosphatase PAP2 family protein encodes MSMTDAGTIQEPQASPVRSVRLRAFLAILLGVGGLLGVTALALWTASGQDLDQSAMTTVTAGRDTQLTVLSVLGYVSIAAVAIAAAGAVALALLRGQVRLALAALAVIGGANLTTQILKHAVLDRTEFVGGIVAHNSLPSGHTTVIAATLGALCLVSPAWLRPVVLTAGSFAVTLTGASTVVAGWHRPADVLAAVLVCLVWTAAAAFVVGGGIRRCTGGLTFAVLGSAAALVFLIVIGVRPTDGWDGFLTSSVVLGSVALLTAVSTALMDRVSPQE; translated from the coding sequence ATGTCGATGACGGACGCCGGCACGATCCAGGAGCCGCAGGCCAGCCCGGTGCGCAGCGTGCGCCTGCGGGCGTTTCTCGCGATCCTGCTCGGCGTCGGGGGCCTGCTCGGCGTCACCGCCCTGGCCCTGTGGACCGCGAGCGGCCAGGACCTGGACCAGTCCGCCATGACCACCGTCACCGCCGGGCGCGACACGCAGCTCACGGTGCTCAGCGTGCTGGGCTACGTCTCGATCGCCGCTGTCGCGATCGCCGCGGCCGGAGCGGTCGCCCTGGCACTTTTGCGGGGCCAGGTGCGCCTGGCACTGGCGGCGCTGGCCGTGATCGGTGGCGCCAACCTGACGACGCAGATCCTGAAGCATGCGGTGCTCGACCGCACCGAGTTCGTCGGCGGCATCGTCGCGCACAACAGCCTGCCCAGCGGCCACACGACCGTGATCGCCGCGACGCTCGGTGCCCTGTGCCTCGTCAGCCCCGCGTGGCTGCGTCCGGTGGTGCTCACGGCGGGCTCCTTCGCCGTGACGCTCACGGGTGCCTCGACGGTCGTGGCGGGCTGGCACCGGCCCGCCGACGTCCTGGCCGCGGTGCTGGTGTGCCTCGTCTGGACCGCGGCGGCGGCTTTCGTGGTCGGCGGTGGGATTCGGCGCTGCACCGGCGGACTGACCTTCGCGGTGCTCGGATCGGCCGCCGCCCTCGTCTTCCTGATCGTGATCGGCGTGCGGCCGACCGACGGGTGGGACGGCTTCCTGACCTCCAGCGTGGTCCTCGGCAGCGTCGCCCTCCTCACCGCGGTGAGCACCGCGCTCATGGACCGCGTCTCCCCCCAGGAATGA